Proteins encoded by one window of Grus americana isolate bGruAme1 chromosome 7, bGruAme1.mat, whole genome shotgun sequence:
- the TCTN3 gene encoding tectonic-3 isoform X2: MCGAPGLLLALLLARLAAGSPGTPPGAAAELAAGAAHRAAPRSEEAASRRAPAARAGRAGTQPSAAGPRRGAPAPPLRRRAPRAAAAAFPARRLPPVACGLRDPGAADSSRLSGGCRGACLCRSVRQVCVEKSLMFRSNTPYPTDTVAVPGGHGLLFCVQLDDSKLNCFQQPQDIKESDFLKFLGKYGRHSFLAPSQVQPSSSAFYRAGDPILIYFDSSSVLSMLRQPVKMGASGLCVDGNPAGFLDSKSTSCTRIFANLSKSCITDPALNAASYYRDFTVLKVPINDTIVQSMKVKVTAVAPPGAPHMKDNACNNVVSEVIYEIEFSGTHGIQSVSVRFKVTSISGNSGSSLQQRFTLHFWTRTLSHMLPRSGNPGYITGAPLLIANGGAMQHMSILRSEGDGSCSQFLRHTVQFGRNMRTGCKLSLSQILEESNCSYIQQKLYKALQGMDRAESLAVTGSAHSTQAEEWTAILIQNCSAQAMNCTSCCMVPVTLEVQILWTKVGLLSNPQAQILGARYFYQCRPLKFLSTSTVPLTTVVTFTDMTEWPEPPRGQPQMHWKLPFDIFFPFKVALNLERSYRSDLAGYFLLILIMSSILCF; this comes from the exons gccgggccggcacCCAGCCCTCCGCagccgggccccgccgcggcgctcctgctcctccgctccgccgccgcgccccgcgggccgccgccgccgccttcccCGCCCGCCGCTTGCCGCCCGTCGCCTGCGGCCTGCGCGACCCCGGCGCCGCCGACTCGTCTCGCCTCTCCGGCGGCTGCAG gggagctTGTCTTTGCAGGTCTGTGAGGCAAGTGTGCGTGGAAAAATCGCTCATGTTCAGAAGTAATACTCCTTATCCTACTGATACCGTTGCTGTCCCTGGTGGGCATGGTCTGCTGTTCTGTGTGCAGCTGGATGACT CAAAGCTGAACTGTTTCCAACAGCCACAGGATATCAAAGAATCTGATTTTCTGAAGTTCTTAGGGAAGTACGGCAGACATTCTTTCTTAGCACCATCACAAGTCCAGCCATCATCCTCTGCCTTTTACCGG GCTGGTGATCCAATCCTAATCTACTTTGATTCATCATCTGTACTGAGCATGCTTAGACAGCCAGTAAAAATGGGAGCCAGTGGACTTTGTGTTGATGGAAATCCTGCCG GCTTCCTGGACAGTAAAAGCACAAGCTGTACTCGGATTTTTGCCAACTTGAGCAAGAGCTGCATTACTGACCCTGCCCTAAATGCTGCTTCCTACTACCGTGACTTCACTGTGCTAAAG gTCCCAATTAATGACACCATTGTGCAGTCCATGAAG GTAAAGGTGACTGCAGTTGCACCGCCTGGAGCTCCCCACATGAAAGACAACGCATGTAACAATGTTGTTTCTGAG GTTATCTATGAGATAGAATTCAGTGGCACGCATGGGATTCAGAGTGTTTCTGTCCGGTTCAAAGTGACCAGCATCTCTGGGAACTCGGGATCCTCTCTGCAGCAGCGCTTCACTTTGCACTTCTGG ACCAGGACTCTTTCTCACATGTTGCCTAGAAGTGGAAACCCTGGCTATATCACTGGAGCACCGCTGTTGATTGCAAACGGTGGTGCCATGCAGCAT ATGAGCATTTTACGGAGTGAAGGTGATGGAAGTTGCTCACAGTTCCTCAGACATACAGTACAATTTGGAAGAAATATGAGGACAGGCTGCAAGCTCAG cctATCTCAAATACTGGAAGAAAGTAACTGTAGTTACATCCAGCAGAAGTTATACAAGGCTCTTCAGGGGATGGACAGAGCAGAGAGCCTTGCTGTAACTGGCAGCGCTCATTCAACCCAGGCAGAAGAGTGGACAGCCATTCTGATTCAGAACTGCAGTGCGCAG gcaATGAATTGCACTTCCTGTTGCATGGTTCCTGTGACCCTGGAGGTACAGATATTGTGGACTAAGGTGGGCCTCCTGTCCAACCCACAAGCTCAAATACTGGGTGCACGGTACTTTTATCAGTGTCGCCCCCTGAAG TTCCTAAGCACAAGCACGGTACCTTTGACAACTGTCGTTACCTTCACTGACATGACGGAATGGCCAGAACCTCCACGAGGCCAGCCCCAAATGCACTGGAAACTCCCATTTGACATCTTTTTCCCATTCAAAGTGGCGTTGAATTTGGAAAGAAGTTATAGAAGTGATCTGGCTGGCTATTTTTTGTTGATTCTAATAATGTCTAGTattctctgcttttga
- the TCTN3 gene encoding tectonic-3 isoform X1, producing the protein MCGAPGLLLALLLARLAAGSPGTPPGAAAELAAGAAHRAAPRSEEAASRRAPAARAGRAGTQPSAAGPRRGAPAPPLRRRAPRAAAAAFPARRLPPVACGLRDPGAADSSRLSGGCRRGACLCRSVRQVCVEKSLMFRSNTPYPTDTVAVPGGHGLLFCVQLDDSKLNCFQQPQDIKESDFLKFLGKYGRHSFLAPSQVQPSSSAFYRAGDPILIYFDSSSVLSMLRQPVKMGASGLCVDGNPAGFLDSKSTSCTRIFANLSKSCITDPALNAASYYRDFTVLKVPINDTIVQSMKVKVTAVAPPGAPHMKDNACNNVVSEVIYEIEFSGTHGIQSVSVRFKVTSISGNSGSSLQQRFTLHFWTRTLSHMLPRSGNPGYITGAPLLIANGGAMQHMSILRSEGDGSCSQFLRHTVQFGRNMRTGCKLSLSQILEESNCSYIQQKLYKALQGMDRAESLAVTGSAHSTQAEEWTAILIQNCSAQAMNCTSCCMVPVTLEVQILWTKVGLLSNPQAQILGARYFYQCRPLKFLSTSTVPLTTVVTFTDMTEWPEPPRGQPQMHWKLPFDIFFPFKVALNLERSYRSDLAGYFLLILIMSSILCF; encoded by the exons gccgggccggcacCCAGCCCTCCGCagccgggccccgccgcggcgctcctgctcctccgctccgccgccgcgccccgcgggccgccgccgccgccttcccCGCCCGCCGCTTGCCGCCCGTCGCCTGCGGCCTGCGCGACCCCGGCGCCGCCGACTCGTCTCGCCTCTCCGGCGGCTGCAG aaggggagctTGTCTTTGCAGGTCTGTGAGGCAAGTGTGCGTGGAAAAATCGCTCATGTTCAGAAGTAATACTCCTTATCCTACTGATACCGTTGCTGTCCCTGGTGGGCATGGTCTGCTGTTCTGTGTGCAGCTGGATGACT CAAAGCTGAACTGTTTCCAACAGCCACAGGATATCAAAGAATCTGATTTTCTGAAGTTCTTAGGGAAGTACGGCAGACATTCTTTCTTAGCACCATCACAAGTCCAGCCATCATCCTCTGCCTTTTACCGG GCTGGTGATCCAATCCTAATCTACTTTGATTCATCATCTGTACTGAGCATGCTTAGACAGCCAGTAAAAATGGGAGCCAGTGGACTTTGTGTTGATGGAAATCCTGCCG GCTTCCTGGACAGTAAAAGCACAAGCTGTACTCGGATTTTTGCCAACTTGAGCAAGAGCTGCATTACTGACCCTGCCCTAAATGCTGCTTCCTACTACCGTGACTTCACTGTGCTAAAG gTCCCAATTAATGACACCATTGTGCAGTCCATGAAG GTAAAGGTGACTGCAGTTGCACCGCCTGGAGCTCCCCACATGAAAGACAACGCATGTAACAATGTTGTTTCTGAG GTTATCTATGAGATAGAATTCAGTGGCACGCATGGGATTCAGAGTGTTTCTGTCCGGTTCAAAGTGACCAGCATCTCTGGGAACTCGGGATCCTCTCTGCAGCAGCGCTTCACTTTGCACTTCTGG ACCAGGACTCTTTCTCACATGTTGCCTAGAAGTGGAAACCCTGGCTATATCACTGGAGCACCGCTGTTGATTGCAAACGGTGGTGCCATGCAGCAT ATGAGCATTTTACGGAGTGAAGGTGATGGAAGTTGCTCACAGTTCCTCAGACATACAGTACAATTTGGAAGAAATATGAGGACAGGCTGCAAGCTCAG cctATCTCAAATACTGGAAGAAAGTAACTGTAGTTACATCCAGCAGAAGTTATACAAGGCTCTTCAGGGGATGGACAGAGCAGAGAGCCTTGCTGTAACTGGCAGCGCTCATTCAACCCAGGCAGAAGAGTGGACAGCCATTCTGATTCAGAACTGCAGTGCGCAG gcaATGAATTGCACTTCCTGTTGCATGGTTCCTGTGACCCTGGAGGTACAGATATTGTGGACTAAGGTGGGCCTCCTGTCCAACCCACAAGCTCAAATACTGGGTGCACGGTACTTTTATCAGTGTCGCCCCCTGAAG TTCCTAAGCACAAGCACGGTACCTTTGACAACTGTCGTTACCTTCACTGACATGACGGAATGGCCAGAACCTCCACGAGGCCAGCCCCAAATGCACTGGAAACTCCCATTTGACATCTTTTTCCCATTCAAAGTGGCGTTGAATTTGGAAAGAAGTTATAGAAGTGATCTGGCTGGCTATTTTTTGTTGATTCTAATAATGTCTAGTattctctgcttttga
- the TCTN3 gene encoding tectonic-3 isoform X3 encodes MFRSNTPYPTDTVAVPGGHGLLFCVQLDDSKLNCFQQPQDIKESDFLKFLGKYGRHSFLAPSQVQPSSSAFYRAGDPILIYFDSSSVLSMLRQPVKMGASGLCVDGNPAGFLDSKSTSCTRIFANLSKSCITDPALNAASYYRDFTVLKVPINDTIVQSMKVKVTAVAPPGAPHMKDNACNNVVSEVIYEIEFSGTHGIQSVSVRFKVTSISGNSGSSLQQRFTLHFWTRTLSHMLPRSGNPGYITGAPLLIANGGAMQHMSILRSEGDGSCSQFLRHTVQFGRNMRTGCKLSLSQILEESNCSYIQQKLYKALQGMDRAESLAVTGSAHSTQAEEWTAILIQNCSAQAMNCTSCCMVPVTLEVQILWTKVGLLSNPQAQILGARYFYQCRPLKFLSTSTVPLTTVVTFTDMTEWPEPPRGQPQMHWKLPFDIFFPFKVALNLERSYRSDLAGYFLLILIMSSILCF; translated from the exons ATGTTCAGAAGTAATACTCCTTATCCTACTGATACCGTTGCTGTCCCTGGTGGGCATGGTCTGCTGTTCTGTGTGCAGCTGGATGACT CAAAGCTGAACTGTTTCCAACAGCCACAGGATATCAAAGAATCTGATTTTCTGAAGTTCTTAGGGAAGTACGGCAGACATTCTTTCTTAGCACCATCACAAGTCCAGCCATCATCCTCTGCCTTTTACCGG GCTGGTGATCCAATCCTAATCTACTTTGATTCATCATCTGTACTGAGCATGCTTAGACAGCCAGTAAAAATGGGAGCCAGTGGACTTTGTGTTGATGGAAATCCTGCCG GCTTCCTGGACAGTAAAAGCACAAGCTGTACTCGGATTTTTGCCAACTTGAGCAAGAGCTGCATTACTGACCCTGCCCTAAATGCTGCTTCCTACTACCGTGACTTCACTGTGCTAAAG gTCCCAATTAATGACACCATTGTGCAGTCCATGAAG GTAAAGGTGACTGCAGTTGCACCGCCTGGAGCTCCCCACATGAAAGACAACGCATGTAACAATGTTGTTTCTGAG GTTATCTATGAGATAGAATTCAGTGGCACGCATGGGATTCAGAGTGTTTCTGTCCGGTTCAAAGTGACCAGCATCTCTGGGAACTCGGGATCCTCTCTGCAGCAGCGCTTCACTTTGCACTTCTGG ACCAGGACTCTTTCTCACATGTTGCCTAGAAGTGGAAACCCTGGCTATATCACTGGAGCACCGCTGTTGATTGCAAACGGTGGTGCCATGCAGCAT ATGAGCATTTTACGGAGTGAAGGTGATGGAAGTTGCTCACAGTTCCTCAGACATACAGTACAATTTGGAAGAAATATGAGGACAGGCTGCAAGCTCAG cctATCTCAAATACTGGAAGAAAGTAACTGTAGTTACATCCAGCAGAAGTTATACAAGGCTCTTCAGGGGATGGACAGAGCAGAGAGCCTTGCTGTAACTGGCAGCGCTCATTCAACCCAGGCAGAAGAGTGGACAGCCATTCTGATTCAGAACTGCAGTGCGCAG gcaATGAATTGCACTTCCTGTTGCATGGTTCCTGTGACCCTGGAGGTACAGATATTGTGGACTAAGGTGGGCCTCCTGTCCAACCCACAAGCTCAAATACTGGGTGCACGGTACTTTTATCAGTGTCGCCCCCTGAAG TTCCTAAGCACAAGCACGGTACCTTTGACAACTGTCGTTACCTTCACTGACATGACGGAATGGCCAGAACCTCCACGAGGCCAGCCCCAAATGCACTGGAAACTCCCATTTGACATCTTTTTCCCATTCAAAGTGGCGTTGAATTTGGAAAGAAGTTATAGAAGTGATCTGGCTGGCTATTTTTTGTTGATTCTAATAATGTCTAGTattctctgcttttga
- the TCTN3 gene encoding tectonic-3 isoform X4 encodes MLIHISKYSALIIEEYIKNCIPKKRNGAKLNCFQQPQDIKESDFLKFLGKYGRHSFLAPSQVQPSSSAFYRAGDPILIYFDSSSVLSMLRQPVKMGASGLCVDGNPAGFLDSKSTSCTRIFANLSKSCITDPALNAASYYRDFTVLKVPINDTIVQSMKVKVTAVAPPGAPHMKDNACNNVVSEVIYEIEFSGTHGIQSVSVRFKVTSISGNSGSSLQQRFTLHFWTRTLSHMLPRSGNPGYITGAPLLIANGGAMQHMSILRSEGDGSCSQFLRHTVQFGRNMRTGCKLSLSQILEESNCSYIQQKLYKALQGMDRAESLAVTGSAHSTQAEEWTAILIQNCSAQAMNCTSCCMVPVTLEVQILWTKVGLLSNPQAQILGARYFYQCRPLKFLSTSTVPLTTVVTFTDMTEWPEPPRGQPQMHWKLPFDIFFPFKVALNLERSYRSDLAGYFLLILIMSSILCF; translated from the exons ATGTTAATCCACATTAGCAAGTATTCAGCTTTGATAATAGAAGAGTACATAAAGAACTGcattccaaagaaaagaaatggtg CAAAGCTGAACTGTTTCCAACAGCCACAGGATATCAAAGAATCTGATTTTCTGAAGTTCTTAGGGAAGTACGGCAGACATTCTTTCTTAGCACCATCACAAGTCCAGCCATCATCCTCTGCCTTTTACCGG GCTGGTGATCCAATCCTAATCTACTTTGATTCATCATCTGTACTGAGCATGCTTAGACAGCCAGTAAAAATGGGAGCCAGTGGACTTTGTGTTGATGGAAATCCTGCCG GCTTCCTGGACAGTAAAAGCACAAGCTGTACTCGGATTTTTGCCAACTTGAGCAAGAGCTGCATTACTGACCCTGCCCTAAATGCTGCTTCCTACTACCGTGACTTCACTGTGCTAAAG gTCCCAATTAATGACACCATTGTGCAGTCCATGAAG GTAAAGGTGACTGCAGTTGCACCGCCTGGAGCTCCCCACATGAAAGACAACGCATGTAACAATGTTGTTTCTGAG GTTATCTATGAGATAGAATTCAGTGGCACGCATGGGATTCAGAGTGTTTCTGTCCGGTTCAAAGTGACCAGCATCTCTGGGAACTCGGGATCCTCTCTGCAGCAGCGCTTCACTTTGCACTTCTGG ACCAGGACTCTTTCTCACATGTTGCCTAGAAGTGGAAACCCTGGCTATATCACTGGAGCACCGCTGTTGATTGCAAACGGTGGTGCCATGCAGCAT ATGAGCATTTTACGGAGTGAAGGTGATGGAAGTTGCTCACAGTTCCTCAGACATACAGTACAATTTGGAAGAAATATGAGGACAGGCTGCAAGCTCAG cctATCTCAAATACTGGAAGAAAGTAACTGTAGTTACATCCAGCAGAAGTTATACAAGGCTCTTCAGGGGATGGACAGAGCAGAGAGCCTTGCTGTAACTGGCAGCGCTCATTCAACCCAGGCAGAAGAGTGGACAGCCATTCTGATTCAGAACTGCAGTGCGCAG gcaATGAATTGCACTTCCTGTTGCATGGTTCCTGTGACCCTGGAGGTACAGATATTGTGGACTAAGGTGGGCCTCCTGTCCAACCCACAAGCTCAAATACTGGGTGCACGGTACTTTTATCAGTGTCGCCCCCTGAAG TTCCTAAGCACAAGCACGGTACCTTTGACAACTGTCGTTACCTTCACTGACATGACGGAATGGCCAGAACCTCCACGAGGCCAGCCCCAAATGCACTGGAAACTCCCATTTGACATCTTTTTCCCATTCAAAGTGGCGTTGAATTTGGAAAGAAGTTATAGAAGTGATCTGGCTGGCTATTTTTTGTTGATTCTAATAATGTCTAGTattctctgcttttga